In the Candidatus Saccharimonas aalborgensis genome, one interval contains:
- the rpsG gene encoding 30S ribosomal protein S7 — protein MPRKVTKKLQRTIKPDRKYQSVLVQRLINKSMLDGKKLGSERMVYTALEQAAKTLKSEEPLEVFERALKNISPNFEVKSRRVGGANYQIPFPVQGHRQLHYAFTWLVQSARARNGMPYEKRLALEIVDAYNETGAAYKKKEDTHKMAEANRAFAHFART, from the coding sequence ATGCCTCGTAAAGTAACCAAGAAATTACAACGCACGATTAAGCCTGACCGCAAATACCAGAGTGTACTTGTGCAGCGCCTTATCAACAAATCAATGCTCGATGGAAAAAAGCTGGGTTCAGAGCGCATGGTCTATACTGCGCTCGAGCAGGCGGCAAAAACACTCAAAAGCGAGGAACCGCTTGAAGTGTTCGAGCGAGCACTCAAAAACATTTCGCCAAACTTTGAAGTTAAGAGCCGTCGTGTCGGTGGTGCGAACTACCAAATTCCATTTCCCGTCCAAGGTCATCGTCAACTTCACTATGCCTTCACGTGGCTCGTACAGAGTGCACGTGCCCGAAATGGTATGCCATATGAAAAACGTCTGGCGCTTGAAATTGTCGATGCCTACAACGAAACTGGTGCTGCCTACAAGAAAAAAGAAGATACGCACAAGATGGCTGAAGCAAACCGAGCGTTTGCTCACTTTGCTCGTACCTAA
- a CDS encoding S1 family peptidase: MPRLEHRHKKHLSIILLVSSILLVACIGLLFTYGKNITNYINPSAQTKIKAIVQDTIAEKYDKTIRSDLGMAITYNSQTHIAHGQVLDKVQKPGMVTGEEYDGTDLDTRRAYVMITIDPIAATSPKGEYDYISHPGMRLFTNHHQNYFDKSKLEQKYQALSPIELLVARQKETIAKNGDTVQSDKIIKIGSVDYREILAVHTYDLLGSTTSSYSYYLMTVQNDRPYWISFTDSFVDQTLDEYQSYMKVIASVSYSKPLDSAYAESSVVSAGISTMVATSFDLASTDTVNPTKNAASDTANVPDVLNSQTFVPVVAHNQPATVRIGVFSCTDLTLRADNGASFSVKHLCGIPVIGSGSFISSDGYIATNGHVVYTVQLDVLLYGLSYIDDPSVLNNYFKYAVQAGYATQDQINDTMAKAKAGDKQARQALILIGSRTPLTGVLRTNTERHIVVQTSDTPLKFNIDSSSWTYDKTRIKASLVDYDFDESSMTFNASSSHSDVAIIKAEGDFPVVSLGTASDIGQGEEVTAIGYPAFVDDGLGTKSVKTYPSITQGEVLEIKQNGDAGGHTLLITSARIASGNSGGPAFNKKGVQVGLNTYGATIQGCSRNGETCFTNGYVRDANDLRNLLSKNNISLKTDGSVASLWQQGLDQFGAGRYSEASKTFSTLQAKYNDNYFINKFAEGAKSQTSDESGASAFNLSSPLMIILVIVASLFALIMVIAGALLVFVHARRSPQPLAAGSGFPAPMTTDVRPGSSQQTPDQHS, from the coding sequence ATGCCACGGCTCGAACATCGACACAAGAAACACCTGAGTATTATTTTGCTTGTAAGCAGCATCCTGCTCGTCGCTTGCATCGGGTTGTTGTTTACTTACGGGAAAAATATTACAAATTACATTAATCCATCTGCACAAACAAAGATAAAAGCTATCGTTCAGGATACGATTGCTGAGAAGTATGATAAAACTATTCGTTCTGATTTGGGTATGGCCATCACGTACAATTCCCAAACGCATATCGCTCACGGTCAAGTATTGGATAAAGTTCAGAAGCCTGGTATGGTGACGGGAGAAGAATACGACGGAACAGATCTCGATACCCGTCGTGCCTATGTGATGATAACGATTGATCCTATTGCTGCCACTAGCCCAAAGGGTGAATATGACTATATTTCACATCCAGGGATGCGATTATTCACAAATCATCATCAGAATTACTTCGACAAAAGTAAATTAGAACAGAAATACCAGGCTCTCTCTCCGATTGAATTACTTGTGGCACGCCAAAAAGAGACGATCGCAAAGAATGGCGACACAGTACAGAGTGACAAAATAATAAAGATCGGATCGGTGGACTATAGAGAGATTCTTGCCGTGCATACGTACGATCTCCTTGGTAGTACAACTTCAAGTTATTCGTACTATCTTATGACAGTTCAAAACGATCGCCCCTACTGGATATCGTTTACCGACAGCTTTGTCGATCAGACGCTTGACGAATATCAAAGCTATATGAAGGTGATTGCAAGTGTCTCCTACTCAAAGCCGCTTGATTCTGCCTATGCAGAAAGTTCAGTTGTTTCTGCGGGTATATCGACAATGGTGGCTACTTCGTTTGATCTTGCTTCGACAGACACGGTGAATCCCACAAAGAATGCAGCATCAGACACGGCAAATGTACCCGATGTGCTCAACAGTCAAACATTCGTTCCAGTTGTCGCCCACAACCAACCTGCCACGGTACGGATCGGTGTTTTCTCGTGTACCGACTTGACCTTACGTGCTGACAACGGAGCAAGTTTTTCAGTGAAACATCTCTGTGGTATTCCGGTAATTGGCAGCGGGTCATTTATCTCAAGCGACGGGTATATTGCTACCAACGGTCATGTTGTTTATACTGTCCAGCTTGATGTTCTGCTCTACGGGCTCTCCTATATAGACGATCCGTCGGTGCTCAATAACTATTTCAAGTATGCAGTCCAGGCGGGCTATGCTACTCAGGATCAGATCAATGATACTATGGCCAAAGCAAAAGCCGGTGACAAACAGGCAAGACAAGCGCTTATCTTAATCGGCTCTAGAACGCCGCTAACTGGCGTCTTGCGAACCAATACTGAGCGGCATATTGTCGTCCAAACATCAGATACTCCTCTGAAATTTAATATTGATAGCTCTAGTTGGACATACGACAAAACTCGTATTAAAGCTAGTCTTGTAGATTATGATTTTGATGAATCTTCCATGACATTTAATGCGTCATCATCACATTCGGATGTCGCAATTATCAAGGCTGAGGGTGATTTTCCGGTAGTATCACTGGGAACAGCCTCAGATATTGGGCAAGGCGAAGAAGTTACTGCTATAGGATATCCCGCATTTGTTGATGATGGTCTCGGCACAAAAAGTGTCAAAACCTACCCAAGTATTACACAGGGAGAGGTACTAGAGATAAAGCAAAACGGCGACGCCGGTGGTCATACACTTCTCATCACCTCTGCACGTATTGCATCAGGAAATAGCGGTGGTCCGGCGTTCAACAAAAAGGGTGTGCAAGTTGGGCTGAACACATACGGTGCTACGATCCAAGGATGTAGCCGTAATGGTGAGACATGTTTTACAAACGGGTATGTGCGTGACGCAAACGATTTGCGTAACTTGCTCTCAAAAAACAATATTTCCCTCAAAACGGATGGTTCGGTCGCTTCACTCTGGCAACAGGGTCTTGACCAATTTGGGGCTGGCCGGTATTCTGAAGCCTCAAAAACGTTCTCTACACTACAGGCAAAATATAATGATAACTACTTTATCAATAAGTTTGCTGAGGGAGCAAAGTCACAAACAAGTGATGAGTCTGGGGCATCTGCCTTCAATCTCTCATCACCGCTTATGATTATTCTCGTCATCGTTGCATCGCTGTTTGCACTCATTATGGTAATCGCAGGTGCACTCCTTGTGTTTGTTCACGCCCGAAGATCACCACAGCCGCTCGCCGCGGGTAGCGGATTTCCGGCGCCAATGACTACTGACGTTCGTCCTGGTAGCAGCCAGCAGACACCTGATCAGCACAGTTAA
- the rpsL gene encoding 30S ribosomal protein S12: MPTINQLVRKPRSVAGKKSKSPALGRIHNALKVRYYDQDAPLKRGVCVKVTTKTPKKPNSALRKVARVRLTNGHEVWAYIGGEGHNLQEHAVVLVRGGRVPDLPGVRYHIVRGALDLQGVSKRKQGRSKYGTKKEGK, from the coding sequence ATGCCAACTATCAATCAATTGGTGCGCAAACCGCGCTCGGTCGCTGGTAAGAAGTCAAAGTCTCCAGCACTGGGACGTATTCATAACGCGCTCAAGGTTCGTTACTATGACCAAGATGCGCCACTCAAGCGTGGTGTTTGTGTCAAGGTGACAACAAAAACCCCAAAGAAACCTAACTCAGCCCTCCGGAAGGTTGCTCGTGTTCGTCTGACGAATGGTCATGAAGTTTGGGCTTACATCGGTGGTGAAGGCCACAACCTACAGGAGCACGCCGTGGTCCTGGTTCGTGGTGGCCGCGTACCTGACCTGCCGGGTGTGCGCTATCACATCGTGCGCGGTGCACTCGATCTCCAGGGCGTATCAAAGCGCAAACAGGGCCGTAGCAAGTACGGTACCAAGAAGGAAGGGAAGTAG